In a single window of the Dama dama isolate Ldn47 chromosome 33, ASM3311817v1, whole genome shotgun sequence genome:
- the NEUROD1 gene encoding neurogenic differentiation factor 1 translates to MTKSYSESGLMGEPQPQGPPSWTDECLSSQDEEHETDKKEDDLEAMNAEEDSLRNGGEEEEEDEDLEEEEEEEEEDDDQKPKRRGPKKKKMTKARLERFKLRRMKANARERNRMHGLNAALDNLRKVVPCYSKTQKLSKIETLRLAKNYIWALSEILRSGKSPDLVSFVQTLCKGLSQPTTNLVAGCLQLNPRTFLPEQNQDMPAHLPTASASFPVHPYSYQSPGLPSPPYGTMDSSHVFHVKPPPHAYSAALEPFFESPLTDCTSPSFDGPLSPPLSINGNFSFKHEPSAEFEKNYAFTMHYPAATLAGAQSHGSVFSGAAAPRCEIPIDNIMSFDSHSHHERVMSAQLNAIFHD, encoded by the coding sequence ATGACCAAATCGTACAGCGAGAGTGGGCTGATGGGAGAGCCTCAGCCCCAGGGTCCTCCAAGCTGGACAGATGAGTGTCTTAGTTCTCAGGACGAGGAGCACGAGACGGACAAAAAGGAGGATGACCTGGAAGCCATGAACGCGGAAGAGGACTCACTGCGGAacgggggagaggaggaggaggaagatgaggacctggaagaggaggaagaagaggaggaggaggacgatgATCAAAAGCCTAAGAGACGCGGCCCCAAGAAGAAAAAGATGACGAAGGCGCGCCTCGAGCGTTTTAAGCTGAGACGCATGAAAGCCAACGCCCGGGAGCGGAACCGCATGCACGGGCTGAACGCAGCGCTGGACAACCTGCGCAAGGTGGTGCCCTGCTACTCCAAGACACAGAAGCTGTCCAAAATCGAGACACTGCGCTTGGCCAAAAACTACATCTGGGCTCTGTCGGAGATCTTGCGTTCAGGGAAAAGCCCTGACCTGGTCTCCTTTGTACAGACCCTCTGCAAGGGTTTATCCCAGCCCACCACCAACCTGGTTGCCGGCTGCCTGCAGCTCAATCCTCGAACTTTTCTGCCTGAGCAGAACCAGGACATGCCGGCGCACCTGCCGACCGCCAGCGCCTCTTTCCCTGTGCATCCCTATTCCTACCAGTCTCCGGGGCTGCCCAGCCCGCCCTACGGCACCATGGACAGCTCCCATGTCTTCCACGTCAAGCCGCCGCCTCACGCCTACAGCGCCGCGCTGGAACCTTTCTTTGAGAGCCCTCTGACTGATTGCACCAGCCCTTCCTTTGACGGACCCCTCAGCCCGCCGCTCAGCATCAATGGCAACTTCTCTTTCAAACACGAACCGTCCGCCGAGTTTGAGAAAAATTATGCCTTTACCATGCACTATCCTGCGGCGACCCTGGCAGGGGCCCAAAGCCACGGATCAGTCTTCTCGGGCGCCGCTGCCCCTCGCTGTGAGATCCCTATAGACAATATTATGTCCTTCGATAGCCATTCGCATCATGAGCGAGTCATGAGTGCCCAGCTCAATGCCATCTTTCACGATTAG